A genomic region of Dreissena polymorpha isolate Duluth1 chromosome 4, UMN_Dpol_1.0, whole genome shotgun sequence contains the following coding sequences:
- the LOC127877008 gene encoding kelch-like protein 38, whose translation MEFGESCEPDYIQDVLQQQVEEQSVVCDIKVIAKTWEKRYHLHVLIASPFFQHVFDHNFQEQSEGAVQMHIGTPATIDMALMFLYGKEPQLNIDNIGEVLGIAEFLLLPTLKTFCVLWLKKNKKI comes from the exons ATGGAGTTTGGAGAGTCATGTGAACCCGATTATATTCAAGATGTACTTCAACAGCAAGTAGAAGAACAGAGTGTTGTGTGCGATATTAAGGTCATAGCTAAGACATGG GAAAAGCGATATCATCTTCATGTTCTGATTGCAAGTCCATTCTTTCAGCATGTGTTTGACCACAATTTTCAAGAGCAAAGTGAAG gCGCAGTGCAAATGCACATAGGCACCCCAGCAACAATAGATATGGCGCTTATGTTTTTGTATGGGAAGGAGCCTCAACTTAACATTGACAACATCGGTGAGGTTCTAGGAATAGCGGAGTTCTTATTGCTACCGACGTTAAAAACGTTTTGTGTTCTGtggcttaaaaaaaacaaaaaaatctga
- the LOC127877010 gene encoding ras-related protein Rab-13-like isoform X4 produces the protein MEVESNPVRLVLYDSMGQSNMKTIVRSIYRDAMGVMLVFDFNRADTLQRVKEWLQLIEQNCDIEPEKILVGNKMDLDEGMKKLTNKEVTEVAKSLELDFIEVSAKTGYNVEEAFVTLVNNIFINRKRLRRDNMITSIRLTDKPVRNRNLHKPDCCD, from the exons TGACTCAATGGGTCAGTCCAACATGAAGACCATAGTCCGCAGTATTTACCGCGATGCCATGGGGGTCATGCTCGTGTTCGACTTCAATCGAGCAGACACCCTGCAGCGAGTGAAAGAGTGGTTACAGCTCATTGAACAG AATTGCGATATAGAGCCCGAAAAGATACTGGTTGGTAACAAGATGGATCTTGACGAGGGCATGAAGAAACTAACGAATAAAGAAGTAACGGAG GTAGCGAAATCTCTTGAGCTCGATTTCATCGAGGTCAGTGCTAAAACTGGTTATAATGTTGAGGAGGCGTTTGTAACGCTGGTGAATAACATATTCATCAACAGAAAACGG CTCCGCCGCGACAACATGATCACCAGTATCCGGTTGACAGACAAACCAGTCCGAAACAGAAATCTGCATAAACCGGACTGCTGCGACTGA